One segment of Geminicoccaceae bacterium DNA contains the following:
- the dhaL gene encoding dihydroxyacetone kinase subunit L, whose amino-acid sequence MSDGLIEALIVRTHATIGEHAGELTKLDQAIGDGDHGINMRRGFDAIHADREAIAAMDYADALHKAGMTLVMKVGGASGPLYGSLLMGMSKAAKRGEGIAGQLGEGIASIRARGKSDVGAKTMLDVLVPVHRALAKGRVAELRDVADEALEHTRPMQATRGRASFLGERSIGHLDPGATSARHLLHAVLDVLDARGGA is encoded by the coding sequence ATGAGTGACGGGTTGATCGAAGCGCTGATCGTGCGGACCCATGCGACCATCGGCGAGCATGCCGGGGAATTGACGAAACTGGACCAGGCGATCGGCGACGGCGATCACGGCATCAACATGCGCCGGGGCTTCGATGCGATCCATGCCGACCGTGAGGCGATCGCCGCCATGGATTACGCGGATGCGCTGCACAAGGCCGGCATGACGCTGGTGATGAAGGTGGGTGGCGCATCGGGCCCGCTCTATGGCAGCCTGCTGATGGGCATGTCCAAGGCGGCGAAGCGCGGCGAAGGCATCGCCGGGCAGCTTGGCGAGGGCATCGCCTCCATCAGGGCGCGCGGCAAGTCGGATGTCGGTGCCAAGACGATGCTGGACGTGCTGGTGCCGGTCCACCGGGCGCTGGCCAAGGGCCGTGTCGCAGAACTGCGCGATGTCGCCGACGAGGCGCTGGAGCATACCCGGCCGATGCAGGCGACACGGGGGCGGGCATCGTTTCTCGGCGAGCGTTCGATCGGTCACCTCGATCCCGGCGCCACGTCGGCCCGTCACCTGCTGCATGCCGTGCTCGACGTGCTCGACGCGCGGGGTGGAGCATGA
- a CDS encoding diaminopropionate ammonia-lyase, with amino-acid sequence MPLSNIIPPNCRLEQAELFVNPRHAERDYGPREAAVLDDGGFGEARRHIREWEGYAATPLHVLDGLARELGIASLAYKDEGGRFGLGSFKALGGAYAVERLVGRHGSDITVTCATDGNHGRSVAWGARRFGCRCVIYIHEHVSEGRRAAIEAFGAEVRRVAGTYDDSVRQAAADAAREGWIVVSDTSYPGYTEIPRLVMQGYGVMVEEALDQIGEPPTHIFVQGGVGGLAAAVCFRSWQRYGAGRPELVIVEPELAACILATARAGRLATVEIGEETIMAGLSCGEPSLIAIEVLDEGASAFMAVPDHAAAACMRLLARGVNGDVPVTAGESAVAGLAGLVAVLADNRKIAQTGIGPDSRVLLFGSEGATDPVLYERIVGHPPT; translated from the coding sequence ATGCCGCTATCGAATATCATCCCCCCGAACTGCCGGCTGGAACAGGCGGAACTCTTCGTCAATCCCCGTCATGCCGAGCGCGATTACGGCCCCCGCGAGGCTGCTGTGCTCGACGACGGAGGGTTCGGCGAGGCCCGCCGGCATATCCGCGAATGGGAGGGCTATGCGGCAACACCGCTGCACGTCCTTGATGGACTTGCCCGGGAACTCGGCATCGCGTCGCTCGCCTACAAGGATGAAGGCGGGCGCTTCGGGCTCGGCAGCTTCAAGGCACTCGGTGGTGCCTACGCCGTCGAGCGCCTCGTCGGCCGGCACGGCAGCGACATCACCGTCACCTGTGCGACCGACGGCAATCATGGCCGTTCCGTGGCCTGGGGCGCGCGGCGCTTCGGATGCCGCTGCGTGATCTACATCCACGAGCATGTGAGCGAAGGACGCAGGGCCGCCATCGAGGCCTTCGGTGCCGAAGTCCGGCGGGTCGCGGGCACCTATGACGACAGTGTCCGCCAGGCGGCCGCCGATGCGGCCCGCGAGGGCTGGATCGTGGTCTCCGACACGTCCTATCCCGGCTACACCGAGATTCCCAGACTGGTCATGCAGGGCTATGGCGTGATGGTCGAGGAGGCCCTCGACCAGATCGGCGAACCGCCCACACACATCTTCGTCCAGGGCGGTGTCGGCGGCCTTGCCGCTGCGGTGTGCTTCCGCAGCTGGCAACGCTACGGTGCGGGGCGCCCGGAACTCGTCATCGTCGAGCCCGAACTCGCCGCCTGCATCCTCGCCACCGCCCGGGCCGGCAGGCTCGCCACGGTCGAGATCGGTGAAGAGACGATCATGGCCGGCCTGTCATGCGGCGAACCGTCGCTCATCGCCATCGAAGTCCTCGACGAGGGCGCATCGGCCTTCATGGCCGTGCCCGACCATGCGGCCGCTGCCTGCATGCGCCTGCTCGCCCGGGGTGTGAACGGCGATGTTCCCGTCACTGCGGGCGAATCGGCCGTCGCCGGACTTGCCGGCCTGGTCGCCGTCCTCGCCGACAACCGGAAGATCGCGCAGACCGGTATCGGCCCCGATAGCCGCGTCCTGCTCTTCGGCAGCGAGGGAGCGACCGACCCCGTGCTCTACGAACGGATCGTCGGCCATCCCCCCACATGA
- the aguB gene encoding N-carbamoylputrescine amidase has protein sequence MRQVTVAATQMACGTSHKDNMDEAERLVREAAGLGAQVILLQELFETPYFCKDQLPEHFDLARPYEGHPAIARMSRLAAELGVVLPVSFFEASNNAYFNSLAMVDADGQVLGLYRKSHIPDGPGYQEKYYFNPGDTGFRVWPTAFGRIGVGICWDQWFPEAARAMALMGAEILLYPTAIGSEPQAPELHSRDHWRRVMQGHAGANLTPLVASNRVGTENGQTCSLTFYGGSFIADETGAMIAGMDGEPGIVTATLDLDAVRTARAGWGIFRDRRPDLYLPLLSLDGRDTVM, from the coding sequence ATGCGACAGGTGACGGTGGCCGCAACGCAGATGGCGTGCGGTACCTCGCACAAGGACAACATGGACGAAGCCGAACGGCTCGTGCGTGAGGCTGCCGGACTCGGTGCGCAGGTCATCCTCCTGCAGGAACTGTTCGAGACTCCCTATTTCTGCAAGGACCAGCTGCCCGAACATTTCGACCTGGCCCGCCCCTATGAGGGTCATCCGGCGATCGCCCGCATGAGCCGGCTGGCGGCCGAGCTGGGTGTGGTCCTGCCGGTGAGCTTCTTCGAGGCGTCGAACAACGCCTATTTCAACTCGCTGGCCATGGTCGATGCCGACGGACAGGTGCTGGGGCTCTATCGCAAGAGCCATATCCCCGACGGGCCGGGTTATCAGGAGAAGTACTACTTCAATCCCGGCGATACCGGCTTCCGGGTCTGGCCGACCGCATTCGGCCGGATCGGCGTCGGCATCTGCTGGGACCAGTGGTTCCCGGAAGCCGCCCGGGCCATGGCACTCATGGGTGCCGAGATCCTGCTCTATCCGACGGCCATCGGTTCCGAACCGCAGGCCCCGGAACTGCACAGCCGCGACCACTGGCGGCGGGTCATGCAGGGCCATGCCGGCGCCAACCTCACCCCTCTCGTCGCCTCCAACCGGGTCGGGACGGAAAACGGGCAGACCTGTTCGCTGACCTTCTACGGTGGTTCGTTCATCGCCGACGAGACCGGTGCCATGATCGCCGGCATGGACGGGGAACCGGGCATCGTCACCGCGACCCTCGACCTCGACGCGGTTCGCACCGCCCGGGCAGGCTGGGGGATATTCCGTGACCGCCGCCCCGACCTCTACCTGCCCCTGCTCTCCCTGGATGGCCGCGATACCGTCATGTAG
- the dhaK gene encoding dihydroxyacetone kinase subunit DhaK, protein MKKLINAVDDVLAESLRGFARAHADIVRASAEPAFVTRAGKTPAGKVALISGGGSGHEPMHAGLVGKGMLDAACPGAVFTSPTPDQMLAAAQAVDSGAGVLFIVKNYEGDVMNFEMAAEMYEGNHASVLVNDDVAVQDSLFTTGRRGVAGTVIVEKIAGALAEEGADLEACRAMAGRVVAATRSMGVALTSCTVPAAGTPTFEIGDNEIEMGVGIHGEPGRKRIPMQPADELCSTMLDAIASDLGVRTGDEVLLLVNGFGATPAMELYLLHDSATRWLDEKGIKIGRSLVGNYCTSLDMAGCSITVTRLDDELRRLWDAPVHTAAMRW, encoded by the coding sequence ATGAAGAAGCTGATCAACGCCGTCGACGATGTTCTTGCAGAATCGCTGCGCGGCTTCGCCCGGGCCCATGCCGACATCGTCCGGGCTTCGGCCGAACCCGCATTCGTCACCCGCGCCGGGAAGACGCCAGCCGGCAAGGTGGCGCTGATCTCGGGCGGCGGTTCCGGCCACGAGCCGATGCATGCGGGACTGGTCGGCAAGGGCATGCTCGATGCCGCCTGCCCCGGCGCGGTCTTCACCTCGCCCACGCCCGACCAGATGCTGGCGGCGGCCCAGGCGGTCGACAGCGGCGCGGGCGTGCTGTTCATCGTCAAGAACTACGAAGGCGATGTGATGAACTTCGAGATGGCCGCCGAGATGTACGAGGGCAACCATGCCAGCGTGCTGGTCAATGACGACGTGGCCGTCCAGGACTCGCTGTTCACCACGGGACGGCGCGGGGTCGCGGGGACGGTCATCGTCGAGAAGATCGCCGGAGCGCTCGCGGAGGAAGGCGCCGACCTCGAAGCCTGCCGGGCGATGGCCGGGCGGGTGGTCGCGGCGACGCGGTCCATGGGGGTCGCCCTCACCAGCTGCACCGTGCCTGCCGCCGGAACTCCCACATTCGAGATAGGTGACAACGAGATTGAAATGGGCGTCGGCATTCATGGCGAGCCCGGACGCAAGCGCATCCCGATGCAACCGGCGGACGAGCTCTGTTCGACCATGCTCGATGCCATCGCCAGCGACCTCGGTGTCCGGACGGGCGACGAGGTGCTGCTGCTGGTGAACGGCTTCGGCGCCACACCGGCAATGGAACTCTATCTGCTCCATGATTCGGCAACCCGGTGGCTCGACGAGAAAGGTATCAAGATCGGACGTTCCCTCGTCGGCAACTATTGCACATCGCTGGACATGGCCGGCTGCTCGATCACTGTCACCCGCCTCGATGACGAACTCAGGCGCCTGTGGGACGCACCGGTCCACACCGCCGCCATGCGCTGGTAG
- the cysE gene encoding serine O-acetyltransferase, with protein sequence MFKSLKDDVDAVFERDPAARSRFEILLCYPGLHATLFHRFSHLLWQKNWKLTARFLSQVGRFLTGIEIHPGATIGKRFFIDHGMGIVIGETAEVGDDVTLYQGVTLGGVKFRPGKRHPTIGDGVVIGAGAAVLGPFTVGRNARIGSNAVVLKEVPPDTTVVGIPARAAGPRVVTGGTPCFPAYGTDPGDTSDPVIRAIDRLCERVSELESRLAAREPLDEDGKAGEECDDARVARLRAIGGGN encoded by the coding sequence ATGTTCAAGAGTTTGAAGGACGATGTCGACGCCGTTTTCGAGCGCGATCCCGCTGCGCGGTCGCGCTTCGAGATTCTCCTTTGCTATCCGGGGCTTCACGCGACCCTGTTCCATCGTTTCTCCCACCTCCTTTGGCAGAAGAACTGGAAGCTGACCGCGCGCTTCCTCTCCCAGGTGGGTCGTTTTCTGACCGGCATCGAGATCCATCCCGGTGCCACGATCGGCAAGCGTTTCTTCATCGACCACGGCATGGGCATCGTCATTGGCGAGACGGCCGAGGTCGGCGACGACGTCACCCTGTACCAGGGCGTGACGCTCGGCGGGGTGAAGTTCCGTCCGGGCAAGCGCCATCCGACCATCGGGGACGGCGTCGTCATCGGTGCCGGAGCGGCGGTACTCGGCCCTTTCACCGTCGGCAGGAACGCCCGGATAGGCTCCAATGCCGTCGTGCTCAAGGAGGTTCCGCCCGATACGACGGTGGTGGGCATACCTGCCCGAGCCGCGGGACCGAGGGTGGTGACGGGAGGAACGCCATGCTTTCCGGCCTACGGGACCGATCCGGGCGATACCAGCGACCCGGTCATCCGGGCCATCGACCGCCTTTGCGAGCGCGTGAGCGAACTGGAGTCGAGGCTGGCGGCGCGTGAACCCCTCGACGAGGACGGGAAAGCCGGCGAGGAATGCGATGACGCGAGGGTGGCGCGGCTGCGGGCCATCGGAGGCGGGAACTGA
- a CDS encoding dihydrodipicolinate synthase family protein, translated as MSRLAGSLHGISGILVAPFDGDDHLATGRLRPIVDRAVDAGVHILVANGNTGEFYSLTTAEAEQYVCEAAEIVGGRVPVLAGIGRSVNDACSLARASVRAGADGLMIHQPPDPFVSPRGIVDYVKRVRDAAPGLPIMLYLRNDLIGTEAIAALCSVEGVAGVKWATPNPLKLAAAMAASPGHIVWVGGLAEVWAPAFYAVGARGFTSGLINVWPQRSVAIHAALEAGDYARARELIAGMAAFEDVRAQEMNGTNVTGVKAALAMTGLDCGATRPPSAWPLTRAQADKLADFLRAQGLSKS; from the coding sequence ATGTCCCGTCTGGCGGGTTCGTTGCATGGAATTTCCGGCATTCTCGTGGCGCCGTTCGATGGCGATGACCATCTGGCGACGGGCAGGTTGCGACCGATTGTCGACCGGGCGGTCGATGCCGGGGTTCACATCCTGGTGGCCAATGGCAATACCGGCGAGTTCTACAGCCTGACGACGGCGGAAGCCGAGCAATATGTGTGCGAGGCGGCGGAGATCGTCGGCGGGCGGGTGCCGGTGCTGGCGGGGATCGGGCGGTCGGTGAACGATGCCTGTTCGCTGGCGCGGGCATCCGTGCGGGCCGGTGCGGACGGATTGATGATTCACCAGCCGCCGGATCCGTTCGTGTCGCCGCGGGGCATCGTCGATTACGTGAAGCGGGTGCGCGACGCCGCGCCGGGGCTGCCGATCATGCTCTACCTGCGCAACGACCTGATCGGGACGGAGGCCATTGCCGCGCTGTGCTCGGTCGAGGGGGTCGCCGGCGTGAAGTGGGCAACGCCCAACCCGCTGAAGCTGGCCGCGGCGATGGCGGCTTCGCCCGGGCACATCGTCTGGGTCGGCGGACTTGCCGAGGTATGGGCGCCGGCATTCTATGCCGTCGGTGCACGCGGTTTCACCTCCGGCCTGATCAATGTCTGGCCGCAGCGGTCGGTAGCGATCCATGCGGCGCTGGAGGCCGGCGATTATGCGCGGGCGCGTGAACTGATCGCGGGAATGGCCGCATTCGAGGATGTTCGCGCGCAGGAGATGAATGGCACCAATGTAACGGGTGTGAAGGCGGCCCTGGCGATGACCGGGCTGGATTGCGGCGCCACCCGTCCGCCCTCGGCCTGGCCGCTGACCCGGGCGCAGGCGGACAAGCTGGCGGATTTCCTGCGTGCGCAGGGACTGTCGAAGTCCTGA
- the ptsP gene encoding phosphoenolpyruvate--protein phosphotransferase, translating into MTEEHVIQGISASGGIARGVLTGPRARVPAPTTGAGDAVLPADQAVGAIRKAIADTLERLRELAGQVEAEAAEILEFQMAFLDDDSLIEEVMTATGGSPASPLATWHQVMEAQIGPFANEEDAYFRARAADLRDMAQSVADALGGRGEGDQTGLRDDAILLDVDLAPSRFLALDRTKVKGIALREGSVTSHVAMLARSRGLPMAVRLGDGFEPGCKAVLDGNSGRLVLDPSTATLAALARSQDRYVVSEEIFHGPAMTSDGRRIEVHINIDDPSAIGDATWRACDGVGLCRTELLFDADGDLPDEETQYRLYRSVLERLDGKPAIIRTLDVGGDKPIRALGQPHETNPFLGLRGIRLCLERPAIFAVQLRALLRAAVHGDLRIMLPMVSVQEEIDRTNALIEDLLQKLNDAGIEARRPPLGVMIETPAAALVTDRLRADFMSIGSNDLTQYVLAASRDASGAVARLLDPRHPAVLRLIGEVADSGRARGLEVSLCGDMASDPAMLRSLLAAGLGKISVAPAMLGPVKQAIATFEE; encoded by the coding sequence ATGACTGAGGAACATGTCATTCAGGGGATTTCTGCCTCCGGGGGAATAGCGCGAGGTGTGTTGACGGGCCCGCGGGCGCGGGTCCCGGCACCGACTACGGGCGCCGGGGATGCCGTGCTGCCGGCTGACCAAGCTGTCGGCGCCATACGCAAGGCGATCGCCGATACACTTGAGCGCTTGCGTGAACTCGCCGGACAGGTCGAGGCCGAAGCCGCGGAAATTCTTGAATTCCAGATGGCATTTCTGGACGATGACAGCCTGATCGAGGAGGTCATGACGGCAACCGGAGGTTCACCGGCATCGCCGCTGGCCACGTGGCATCAGGTGATGGAAGCGCAGATCGGGCCGTTCGCCAACGAAGAAGACGCCTATTTCCGCGCGCGAGCCGCCGATCTGCGGGATATGGCACAGTCGGTCGCCGATGCCCTCGGTGGCCGCGGTGAAGGCGATCAGACCGGACTGCGGGACGATGCGATCCTGCTTGACGTCGACCTTGCACCCTCGCGGTTCCTGGCTCTCGACCGGACGAAAGTGAAGGGTATCGCCCTGCGCGAGGGCAGCGTAACCAGTCATGTGGCCATGCTCGCCCGCAGCCGCGGCCTGCCGATGGCGGTCAGGCTCGGCGACGGGTTCGAGCCCGGCTGCAAGGCCGTGCTCGACGGCAACAGCGGCCGGCTGGTGCTCGATCCGTCGACGGCGACACTGGCCGCCCTTGCGCGGTCGCAGGACCGGTATGTTGTCAGTGAGGAGATTTTCCACGGTCCGGCAATGACGTCTGACGGCAGAAGGATCGAAGTGCACATCAATATCGACGATCCGTCGGCCATTGGCGATGCGACCTGGCGTGCCTGCGACGGGGTCGGGCTGTGCCGGACCGAACTGCTGTTCGATGCCGATGGCGACCTTCCCGACGAGGAGACCCAGTACCGGCTGTATCGCAGCGTGCTTGAACGGCTTGACGGCAAGCCGGCCATCATCCGCACGCTTGATGTCGGCGGCGACAAGCCGATACGCGCCCTGGGCCAGCCACACGAGACCAATCCCTTCCTCGGCCTGCGCGGCATCCGCCTCTGCCTCGAAAGGCCGGCGATCTTCGCGGTCCAGTTGCGGGCCCTGCTGCGCGCGGCAGTGCATGGCGACCTGCGCATCATGTTGCCCATGGTGAGCGTGCAGGAGGAAATCGACCGGACGAACGCTCTTATTGAAGACCTTCTCCAAAAGCTGAATGATGCCGGGATCGAGGCACGCCGGCCGCCGCTCGGCGTCATGATCGAGACGCCCGCCGCCGCCCTCGTCACCGACCGGTTGCGGGCCGATTTCATGTCGATCGGCAGCAACGACCTGACCCAGTACGTGCTGGCCGCCTCGCGCGATGCCAGCGGCGCCGTCGCCCGGCTGCTCGATCCGCGTCATCCGGCCGTACTGCGATTGATCGGCGAGGTGGCGGATTCCGGTCGGGCCCGAGGTCTGGAGGTGAGCCTGTGCGGCGACATGGCCTCCGATCCCGCCATGCTGCGCTCCCTGCTCGCGGCCGGCCTTGGCAAGATCTCCGTGGCCCCCGCCATGCTCGGCCCGGTCAAGCAGGCCATTGCCACGTTCGAGGAGTGA
- a CDS encoding DctP family TRAP transporter solute-binding subunit has product MGFIRSAMLAGAVAAGLATGVLPSLASAEKVIKLGHLNNDDPFENPAGAFGRVFANIVESATNGEIKVEIFPNGQLGKDFEIAQQVRDGVIQMSLASVGGLASHYPKIGVIDVAFAFPQISSVYDVFDGPFGKALARDIETDVPEVKVLGFADTGGFFSITNSKHPVAHLDDLKGLRIRTMTLESHQTLINALGAEAYPLAWAEVYSGLQTGVIDGEMNPIPIIAFSNFEEVQKYLTLTEHLFTPYTVLMNADFYDSLTDQEKYIVNYAAKSGVVASRGIARAIEASDRGLPKLAEKMEITALSPEDREKFKEAAQPAVIELIKSKYGKSGEELLNLFLAEIDKAKQDEYMQSAP; this is encoded by the coding sequence ATGGGTTTCATCCGCTCGGCGATGCTCGCAGGAGCAGTTGCGGCCGGTCTTGCGACGGGAGTATTGCCGTCGCTGGCATCGGCTGAAAAGGTCATCAAGCTCGGTCACCTGAACAATGACGACCCATTCGAGAATCCCGCCGGTGCTTTCGGTCGGGTCTTCGCCAACATCGTCGAGAGTGCGACCAACGGCGAGATCAAGGTCGAGATCTTCCCCAATGGTCAACTCGGCAAGGACTTCGAGATCGCCCAGCAGGTGCGTGACGGCGTCATTCAGATGAGCCTCGCCTCGGTCGGTGGCCTCGCCTCGCATTACCCGAAGATCGGCGTGATCGACGTCGCCTTCGCGTTCCCGCAGATCTCTTCGGTTTATGACGTGTTCGACGGTCCCTTCGGCAAGGCGCTGGCACGCGACATCGAGACCGACGTGCCCGAGGTCAAGGTTCTCGGTTTCGCTGATACCGGCGGCTTTTTCTCGATCACCAATTCCAAGCATCCGGTTGCCCATCTCGATGACCTCAAGGGCCTGCGCATCCGCACGATGACGCTGGAAAGCCATCAGACGCTGATCAACGCGCTTGGCGCCGAAGCCTATCCGCTGGCCTGGGCGGAGGTCTATTCGGGCCTCCAGACCGGCGTGATCGACGGCGAGATGAACCCCATTCCGATCATCGCATTCTCGAACTTCGAGGAAGTCCAGAAGTACCTCACGCTCACCGAGCACCTGTTCACGCCATATACCGTGCTGATGAACGCGGACTTCTACGACAGTCTCACCGACCAGGAAAAGTACATCGTCAACTACGCGGCGAAGTCCGGCGTGGTTGCCAGCCGCGGCATCGCCCGTGCCATCGAGGCGTCCGATCGCGGCCTGCCGAAACTCGCCGAGAAGATGGAGATCACGGCCCTCTCGCCCGAGGATCGCGAGAAGTTCAAGGAAGCGGCACAACCGGCCGTGATCGAGCTGATCAAGTCGAAGTACGGCAAGAGCGGTGAGGAACTTCTCAACCTGTTCCTGGCCGAGATCGACAAGGCCAAGCAGGACGAGTACATGCAGTCGGCCCCCTGA
- the dhaM gene encoding PTS-dependent dihydroxyacetone kinase phosphotransferase subunit DhaM has product MSVGIVIVSHSPLVAEGAHDMVRQMAGDQVQVAFTGGDPGGGLGTDPGRILEAIERVWSEDGVAVFVDMGAAEMNSEMAIEMLGEDRAARVRIVDAPVVEGAVFGGTAASGGASLEKVVQEARSRSDGEVVSQTIASSPSSSLDTIRREVTITHKVGLHARPAVAFTKLAKSFDADIRLRALPDGQSVDAGSIVKVMGLKLKTGAVIEIEAHGTDAREAVEAMAGLVARDFDEPAHDVKGND; this is encoded by the coding sequence ATGAGTGTCGGGATCGTCATCGTCTCCCACTCGCCACTGGTGGCCGAGGGTGCGCATGACATGGTGCGGCAGATGGCAGGCGACCAGGTGCAGGTCGCGTTTACCGGCGGCGATCCCGGTGGCGGGCTCGGCACGGATCCCGGCCGCATCCTCGAAGCGATCGAGCGGGTGTGGAGCGAGGACGGCGTGGCGGTGTTCGTCGACATGGGCGCCGCCGAGATGAACAGCGAGATGGCCATCGAGATGCTGGGCGAGGATCGTGCGGCACGGGTCCGCATCGTCGACGCACCGGTGGTCGAAGGGGCCGTGTTCGGCGGGACGGCGGCGTCAGGCGGTGCCAGTTTGGAGAAAGTCGTCCAGGAGGCAAGATCCCGCTCGGATGGTGAGGTTGTTTCGCAAACCATTGCCTCATCACCATCATCTTCACTCGACACTATTCGCCGAGAGGTGACGATTACCCATAAGGTCGGACTGCATGCCCGACCCGCCGTCGCCTTCACCAAACTCGCGAAATCCTTCGATGCCGACATACGCCTGCGCGCCCTGCCCGACGGGCAGTCCGTGGATGCCGGGAGCATCGTCAAGGTCATGGGCCTGAAATTGAAGACGGGGGCCGTCATCGAGATCGAGGCGCACGGGACGGACGCACGGGAGGCCGTCGAAGCCATGGCCGGGCTTGTCGCCCGCGACTTCGACGAACCCGCTCATGATGTGAAGGGCAATGACTGA
- a CDS encoding alpha/beta hydrolase, with amino-acid sequence MPEVIFQGSDGRLEGRYIHGEGPNAPLAIVLHPHPQYGGTMNNRVVHGMFRMFQRRGFSVLRFNFRGVGRSQGVFDHGQGELRDAAAALDWMQSHNPNSNVAWVAGFSFGAWIAMQLLMRRPEIQGFMCAGLPANMYDFTFLAPCPSSGLIVHGERDSVTPTESVVKLVNKLSQQRGITIDFHQIEGADHVFGNQMNELDAICENYLDRRLKPASNRMAVGR; translated from the coding sequence ATGCCTGAGGTCATCTTTCAGGGGTCGGACGGACGCTTAGAAGGACGTTATATCCATGGCGAGGGTCCGAATGCTCCCCTGGCCATCGTACTGCATCCGCATCCCCAATATGGCGGCACGATGAACAACCGCGTGGTGCACGGCATGTTCAGGATGTTCCAGCGCCGGGGTTTCTCCGTGCTGCGCTTCAACTTCCGCGGCGTCGGCCGCAGCCAGGGCGTGTTCGATCACGGCCAGGGCGAACTGCGCGATGCCGCGGCGGCACTCGACTGGATGCAGAGCCACAATCCCAACAGCAATGTCGCATGGGTGGCGGGTTTCTCGTTCGGCGCATGGATCGCCATGCAGCTGCTGATGCGCCGGCCCGAGATCCAGGGCTTCATGTGTGCCGGCCTGCCGGCCAACATGTACGACTTCACGTTTCTTGCGCCCTGCCCGTCATCCGGGCTCATCGTGCATGGCGAGCGCGACTCGGTGACCCCGACGGAATCGGTGGTCAAGCTGGTCAACAAGCTGTCGCAGCAACGTGGCATCACCATCGACTTCCACCAGATTGAAGGAGCCGACCACGTGTTCGGCAACCAGATGAACGAGCTCGACGCGATCTGCGAGAACTATCTCGACAGGCGGTTGAAGCCCGCGTCGAACCGCATGGCGGTGGGCCGCTAG
- a CDS encoding cysteine desulfurase, whose amino-acid sequence MSAYWEGAAIVGNPSSVHVFGRRSRAALERARRVIARAVGGPSAGTILTSGATEANGLALAQAGGGPILTSAIEHPSVLDARDALRLGCNGDGLVDPDDLAVAMERYHPALVSVMLANNEIGTVQPMEALAAIVHEYDALLHVDAVQALGRMDVDMSGLGADMLSISAHKIGGPKGVGALVVRDGLDIAPNMRGGGQEQRRRSGTEHVAGAMGFAAAIDAIDSRERERIRQLRDALENALAGEAVIVARQAPRIPNTSAIAMPGVTSAIQVMSLDLDGVAVSSGSACSSGKVSRSHVLEAMGVDEAIISSTIRVSLGWDTSDRDIECFIEAWRRVRNRCGSGG is encoded by the coding sequence ATGTCCGCCTATTGGGAAGGGGCGGCAATTGTCGGTAATCCCAGTTCGGTCCATGTCTTCGGGCGGCGCTCAAGGGCGGCGCTCGAACGGGCCCGCCGGGTCATCGCCCGCGCCGTGGGCGGCCCATCCGCCGGGACGATCCTGACGAGCGGGGCGACCGAGGCCAACGGCCTTGCCCTGGCCCAGGCAGGCGGCGGTCCGATCCTGACCTCGGCGATCGAGCATCCTTCCGTTCTCGACGCCCGTGACGCCCTCCGTCTGGGTTGCAACGGGGACGGGCTGGTCGATCCCGATGATCTGGCCGTGGCCATGGAGCGTTATCATCCTGCCCTGGTATCGGTCATGCTCGCCAATAACGAGATTGGAACGGTGCAGCCGATGGAGGCTCTCGCCGCCATCGTTCACGAGTACGATGCCTTGCTGCATGTCGATGCGGTTCAGGCCTTGGGCCGCATGGATGTCGACATGTCAGGGCTCGGCGCCGACATGCTGTCCATCTCCGCCCACAAGATCGGCGGACCGAAAGGAGTGGGAGCGCTGGTCGTCCGCGACGGGCTCGACATCGCGCCGAACATGCGTGGCGGCGGACAGGAACAGCGGCGGCGCTCCGGTACCGAACATGTCGCCGGCGCCATGGGGTTCGCCGCCGCCATCGACGCCATCGACAGCCGCGAGCGCGAGCGCATCCGGCAGTTGCGGGACGCGCTTGAGAACGCGCTGGCAGGCGAGGCGGTGATCGTGGCGCGACAGGCTCCGCGCATTCCCAACACCAGTGCGATCGCCATGCCGGGCGTGACGTCGGCCATTCAGGTGATGAGCCTCGACCTCGATGGTGTGGCCGTCAGTTCGGGCTCGGCCTGTTCATCCGGCAAGGTCTCGCGTTCGCATGTGCTGGAGGCGATGGGCGTGGATGAGGCCATCATTTCCTCCACCATTCGCGTCAGTCTCGGTTGGGATACCAGTGACAGGGATATCGAATGCTTCATCGAGGCCTGGCGGCGTGTCCGCAACCGCTGCGGTTCGGGTGGCTGA